One part of the Coffea eugenioides isolate CCC68of chromosome 10, Ceug_1.0, whole genome shotgun sequence genome encodes these proteins:
- the LOC113750863 gene encoding uncharacterized protein LOC113750863 produces the protein MELQSACGWVHNQLSFPVISPFHPRKAPLLDSAPKKQLNASVAFSKQTLLLQNELKLKSRFRSRNVLCALNSEQPRTSTSPRREPRDAQVNAIDGSEPFRGKPGSVSFLGLTHQSVEESKLVSAPVEENVGSFVWVLAPVALISSLVLPRFFLGNAVVDLFRDELLSEMISSLASEVMFYIGLATFLRVTDHVQKPYLQFSAKRWSLITGLRGYLTSVFFITGFKIFAPLLAVYVTWPVLGLPALVAVAPFLAGCLVQFLFEKRLESRESSSWPLVTIIFEVYRIYQLTRAVQFIQTFMFAMKDAPITQQLLERNGALVSLIVTFQILGVFSLWSLLTFLLRLFPSRPVAENY, from the exons ATGGAATTGCAATCAGCGTGTGGCTGGGTCCACAATCAACTCTCATTCCCTGTAATTTCTCCATTTCATCCTCGCAAA gcTCCCCTTTTAGATTCAGCACCAAAGAAGCAGCTCAACGCCTCTGTTGCATTCTCAAAGCAAACTCTTTTGTTacaaaatgaactaaaat TAAAATCGAGGTTTAGGAGCAGGAATGTACTGTGTGCTCTTAATTCTGAGCAACCTCGAACATCGACGTCTCCAAGAAGGGAGCCTAGAGATGCACAGGTGAATGCAATTGACGGGTCGGAGCCATTTCGTGGTAAACCGGGTTCAGTTTCTTTTCTGGGGCTCACTCACCAATCGGTTGAAGAAAGTAAATTGGTATCAGCTCCTGTGGAGGAAAATGTAGGGTCTTTTGTTTGGGTATTGGCCCCTGTTGCTTTGATCTCATCTTTAGTGCTCCCGCGGTTTTTTCTTGGCAATGCTGTTGTAGACCTCTTCAGGGATGAGCTCCTCTCAG AAATGATTTCATCACTCGCTTCTGAAGTCATGTTTTATATTGGGCTTGCAACATTTTTGCGTGTCACTGACCACGTCCAAAAGCCATATCTGCAATTTAGTGCAAAGAGGTGGAGCCTAATAACAGGGCTTAGAGGATACTTAACCTCCGTTTTCTTTATTACGGGCTTTAAGATTTTTGCCCCTCTCTTAGCCGTTTATGTTACCTGGCCTGTGCTTGGCTTACCTGCATTGGTGGCAGTAGCTCCCTTCTTAGCTGGCTGTTTGGTGCAATTTTTATTCGAAAAGCGTCTTGAAAGCCGCGAGTCCTCCTCCTGGCCCCTAGTTACCATCATCTTTGAG GTTTACAGGATCTATCAGCTTACCCGAGCAGTTCAATTTATTCAGACCTTCATGTTTGCGATGAAGGATGCACCCATTACCCAACAATTGCTAGAAAGAAATGGTGCATTGGTTTCTTTGATAGTGACTTTCCAAATATTAGGTGTGTTTTCCCTGTGGTCATTGTTAACATTTCTCCTGAGGCTGTTTCCTTCCAGACCGGTTGCAGAGAACTATTGA